CAATATTACCAATGCACACTACTCCTAAAGAGCCATGTTACTACAAATACAAACCTAAAGGCTATTCCATTTTCTGTATACATCTTACTGCTCAAGCAAAACAGTTAAACAGTCCAGCGATCAGAGTATAAAATCAATGTAGAATAAGGCAAGTGTTAAAAAAGCATTAAGCTCAGTAGTCTTTCActagaaaaatagattttgctgtcaaatttcctttgaaactttaaaaaaaacaaattgcaaaggagaaaaatgaactTAACTACAATACAAATTCCTTCGAGGCACTGTTGCGGAACTTTAAATGTCAACTTGAAAATAATTCAGGATAAGTCAGTCTATAGAAATACTACCCTGATGAGAAGAAACTCAAATCTTTATTTGGTTAAATAAAaggcagaacagaaaaacaaatcacattAAATTTTTGtatggaagaaaaacaatggTTAAGATGGAACAAACATTACAAGTTTGAAGTCTTACAAAATTCAACTAGAAAAATGAACTCTTATCAACagtaaaaatcaatttaatagAAAATTCAAAGAGTTTCAGTAACAGTTGTAAAGTTTGGTacttgtgttatttttcttgtaaagaaTTGTTTAACGATTTAAATATGTATGTACTAGCATAGGAAAGTAACATGACTGCAAAACTATTTAAAACCAGTGAGTGAAAGTGTTCCAATGATGTAGCCTCCAGTCCTCATATGATACCCCACCTGGCTTTGTGTTGGTGTTTTCACCTGTGCAAGTGTTTAATAATGCCAGATTTTCAGTCACTGTACAGAACTTAATACACAAATACACTGAATGGCATGGTTAAGTCATTTCTCTTACAGATTTGCACTGTCTTCCCACTATGCACCTTAATAGAAAGTCATCTCAGCTTGTACTGTCTGTCTGTCAGGACCCTTATGAGCAACTGCAGGTTCTTTTCATGTCCCTGCAACCATTCAGCAACTGGTTTCTTTGTCACTCCTGGCCTCTTCCTATTTTTGGGGAGCTCCCAGCCAGAACGGCAACAGGGTGTGACCAATTGTGATCAACCTGCATGTGCTGGGTAGCTGAGCACTTAGATGACCTCTCAATTTAAAAACTCCCCCTACACTTAAGACAccaatttctttctaattttaattGCTCAGCAGTCAgaattgaaatattttgagGATTAATTTAGAGGCAGAATACAAAACTCATTTTCTTTGGCTGAAAAGCACTTAGAGGCACTCAGATGATGATTTCAGTATCAACATCAATAGTGATggattcttcttttctgtttcagaactgTGAGTGTCAGATGACCTACAGCTAATCACTTAATTATCCTGGCCCACTACTGGGTAATTTAGTCCTCCATACTATGTAAATATTCATGCAGTCCTGAGCTAATGGTTTAGAAACTGCTTCAGGCTCTGTCAAGCTTCACTAGAAACCTGGTCTAACAGCTGCTTGTGTCTGCTTGAGACCTGTGGAAAGGAAGAATTTGCACTGACCAGTTTTGAAGCACTagaaagcagctgcttcagcaTTCTTTGGCAGACTTTAATCTTTCCCtctgagaaatggaaaaggCTTTTGTTGGTATAGAAACTGGTAACTTCACACCTCTTGCAAGAAAACAAGGACTTGATCTTGAAAGACAAGATCGGTCAAGCAAATAAAATGGTAAGACCCAGCCTACCCATTCAAATCAATAACAGATTAGTGTTTGTTAATAAAACTACTTTTGTGGATCCTTACACTTGGATATAACTACTAGAAAACTGAACGAAATACCTTAGGGGTTTGTTTTGGCTCTCTCTTGGTATATATCTTAGGCTGAATGAGGTAAAAATCATTTCCCAAATTTCTGTTGTATATAACATGGCAATATTGCATAATATATACAAAGCAATTGCAGTATGAATGTTTTGAACACATATAAAGTGTATTTCTCCAAATACATATATCTAGATTTCCAGAGCTTCCTACATTGGATCTTATCTAAAAAACTAGGGTTTATGCCTCTGTAGCTATGACTGTTAATGATGcaaagtattatttattttttcattttatttgtcaGTTGTGTAGGGAAACTTAAGACAGACAGAACCTACACATACATACGAGGAATAAAATTActtaccaaaataaaaagctagCTGCCAATATAATAAACAAACCCCTTGCAGACATGACAAGCACAATATGCTAGAGAAAGGTCAGGACAAAACTACAGTTAGAGCAGCCAATTTCACCAAACTCTGGTACATTCTGACAGGAGAAACACATCATCGATCTGAATTTCATGCTTAATCCAGGTTCTCCAGTTTCTACCTGCCTACAATGCAACTCATGTTTCCTAGCACCAGAAAAGTAGCTATTCATTATTTTGGCCAAGACTTCATACCACAGGTTCAAGATCAGGTAGGAATATTCAGTGAAGGTAGAAATTAAGTTATCGTTTCGGATTAAAAGATGGACTTTTTCCGGGTAGTACCTAGGCTTATTCTTTTGTGACAAAAATTCCTTGTTAAAAGATTCTGCTTTATTCAGCATTTATGTCTCAAACATGTAAGTAAGCTTACTTTTTTTACTACTGAATTTCCTACAATAGACactttttctacaaaaaaataaaaagcttcaaaCATAATATATAGAAGTCTTTTTAAACAGCAATCTTTTACTTGTAATAACAATAATGCTGTTAAATTCATATAAACCCTGTAAATTCATTCTGACTTATAGTGCACAGAAACTTGAAGGCATAATACAGTCAAAAGTATGTTAGCAAAGGAAATCTTTATCAATGCTCAGCCCCTACAGTCAAACACTTAAGGTTCATTACttcatgttttggtttttttttttatttgcaatttaACATGTAGTTGTCAAGGCTGCAGAACAAGCTATCAAAAAAGCATATATCAGATTGGGTCTTGTACCCCCATCTCCAGCAAAACTGCCAATGCTACACTTTCTGATACTTTCAAACCCATaggaacagtaaaaaaaaaaaaaaaaaaaaaaaagatgggtaataaatacaactttttatttctctatttcttaTCTATGCCAAAGACAAATTACTGGTTTGAAGAAATTCAAAAGTTTCTCATTTTGCTATCCTAGGTAGCCTGAGAATTCtacctgtttttttcccatactTTGAGAGAAGTGCTTTTGAAAACTACTCTTCCCTCTCTTAAAATAgaagtttcttatttttctttgctaatACAATCAACAGTTCTCCTATTAACTTGCATTATTCAATTGCTGAATGCATAGTGTaacaaaattatatatttaaaattatggtTGTAAGCTCTTCTAAAGCAGTATCATAAGCCTTAACAGCAGTGTTACCACTTTCTTAATGAGAACTTGTATTCAGGTGGTATTCATGTTGCTTTATGCTAATACCCTGAAAACTGTTGTCACTCAAGACCTATGTGCTCTTAAATAGTTTAAGGAACAATGAATACAGTATGCTGCAAGATGTAAGAGTACCATTAAGACAGGATGTATGATAAGAACCTATGCATATATTTGTGAAATTTGTGTTCTGCATAAATTAAAATCACATAACTGTTTTTGTAGTTCTTAGACCCTGAAGTAATTTGTGCAgatggaagaaattatttttgttacattCTGATGTGGTACAGTATCTCTTTTGCCTTCTTCATCTGCTCTAAAATACTgctgaaatatctgaaaatttGAATGAAGACATTTTAGTGTTCAGAGCAAATTGTAAAActgtttgtttcatttaaataaagattTCCCTTTGACCACTTTGGTGAAAATGGCTGCATTACATTTGCTTCATCTACTAGTAAAAGTAGTTTTCTTTGGTGGAAATGCTCTAGATCTTGCAAGCCCAGATATGTAATATTTTGACAATAGGCCCACTGTCTATTACTTGTTCATTCAAAGAATGCAGTTAGTTCCAGTTTAGGACATAAAATCAAACAGATCAGCTAAAACAACAAAGTCTTATCACATAAAAAACTTCCTTTCAgtagtaaaatgaaaaataatgttacaGATTGCCAAAGTCTAAATACAGTACATTAGAATACATTATAGCCTTTATAAAAGAAGCAGTTTCACAgctattttaaaagcatcttaTTTCTCATAAGTGTAGAGGAGTTTACTTAGAAGCATTGTGGATGTTCAAAATGCACAGCAGCATACATCTTCTGTAGGTTTGTGATGATTTGCTCTTCTGTTGGCTTAAAGCtcctgaattaaaaaagaacacacaCATTTCCTTATATCCCAAATTCTATTATTTTGATGcttaatatttttccatatttgtctaaaaataaaaagtaaaatataaaccGGATTTAAAGTGTCAAATTTGCATATCTGAATCTTTAATGATTTGCTGGGTATCATGTGCCAGAAGGACTTAACAAGAATGGGACCTTGGGTCCAATATGGGATAAATACTTGAGGACCTAAGTCACAGCAATCAAGAAGTACAATAGAATGTACACAGAACGTAAACAGAGCAGATAATATACTCTCGGAAAAGAGTTTGTTCTTGTTTCTGTAACCTTtgttttaaagaacagaaagtGCCAGGTGAAGTTCATATAAAGACAGTAATGAATCAACCTCTTCCTACAGGTAGATGGCTTACAATAAGGAAAACAGTACCCACAGCAACATGAATGCAGTCAATCACACCTCTGAATCTCAGATGAGAAACTGGGGTGCCAGATGCACAGGGAgagtaaaaaagagaaataggtAAAATATGTAGGTTTGGCCTCAACTGACAGACCATCCTCTGACAAGCGTTTCCAGATGGCATCAGTAGAAGCAGCATGCAATTGGACTGCAAAAAAGGCAGAGAATCAGGGAAGTTCATTATATAGCTTCCACAGGGCTACACATCCTCTGCTTGCTTCTTCTGGCACTGATCCACTCAGTGACCCTCTAGTAAAATGGGCCTTCTTTCCTAGACTCCTATTAGCCATGGTTTCATGGTACTTTCACATTCCCCACTTGCTATTAAACTTGTATCTTAACATTTCTTAAACATACAAAACTAGTCTGTTTTCCATAAGCTAATAAACTTGCATTCTTGACACCCAAAATTCAGCATGAAAGAGCTGGATTTAGTATACGTCAGCAATTCTTATGTATCTCAGCACCTATCCTGGCattcacagaaatgtttcaaGATCAGAAGCCAATTGATAAAGCAGGTTAAACTGAACCCTATTTTAAGGACTGTATAGTCAACAGAACTATTAAACAACAATGATGACAGAACTTAATTAAAAGGATTCAGACTTAATTTCTTACTGATGTTACATCATGAATGACTATATATTGTTTTATCTAAACAATGGTTCTATTAATATGCTGCTCCCATATTAAAAGCCAGATTGGGATGGCACAATTGATTTCTTTGGCTTTGTATCAGGctgctcaaaagaaaaattggagTTTACTTCTTTCTTACCTTTGGTAGGAAAAGttaatttcttctctgcctAGCACTACTCTTTTCCGGactacttttttcttctgttttactgTAAGAAAGAGAAGTTAAATTCCAAAACTGAATTCTTAAGCATGGGATGAGTACAACAATTCCAGCCCCACAATCTAATCACAAAGCCccaaatgcatttattttatcatGTCaagatataagaaaaaaaaaattaaactaaatttaAGCAACAAAAATACTGACTCTTGGAATCTTTTAGACAAGCACTGAAGGCTCAACTCAGTTGCCCTCAGAAAGCCCTGAAGGCAGTGGGCAGTAGTTACAACAACCACAGTATTCCCAGAAATTATTGCAGTACTGTGATTTTGCTCAATGTATAGAATTTGTATATGAAGTGAATACCCAAATAATACATAAGCAATGTACAGCTCAGCATCCTTAGAACATATACTAAAACAGTTACATGATTGCTCCTGGAGTATGTATCACTAGCTAGGTAGTGTTTGTAACAGTCAAGACTTCAACAGCTTTACTGCTACAAAGAATTCTGTTTCCAAATCTCTACCTTTCCACATAATACACTGACGGCAGCGACATTTTAGTTACAGCTTCATCAACCAAGTTCATTGGTACATTACTCCAATCTTGATGTAACAGACCAGAAAAGCTCATTTGGAGAATTCTTTGGTACACAAATATATCTTCTAAACAGCCAGCAGCTGATATAACTTTTAGTTATTAAAACCAGGCAAGATTTTAACAGCTTAGTAGATTTTCCTCAAATGTTtttatccaaaaaaaaaacctccaaagtAACATCAAGGAGCCGATCAAAACCACATGCCACATACGACAGCCACATGGAAACATTATTTCACTATGTACTACACTACTGTGATACATTTCAGTATGTTTATAAGAAGCAGGGCTATGCAACAATGGCAGTTATTCAATTTTCTACTCAAGGTATGTCCCCAAATACCCTACAGTGTAATAGTATACCATATTCCCAAGACATACATCCACTTCATAATATAATTGAATTGCAGCTTTAAAGCTGTTTATATAAGGACAAAAgtactaaaaaatattttcagctagCACTGGAAAAAGGAATCACAAAATGAATgcaacacaggaaaacaaagaaggtCACTGCATCATGAAATTAAAGAGGAAAGACAGCACTAACCTGAGTGACAAAAAGGGAGATAAGCATAGAAGAGAAGAGAATAAGGGGAAAGACTGGAGCAGACTGGACACGTCTAAAGAGAGGAACTGCTAGGCTGCATCTTAAAACAGAAGGAAAGTTATAGACCCAATAAAGTGACTAGGCTCCAAGGGATGAGCAGAAGGAGAGAGCATAGCAAGCAACCATTTAGAAATGCATCACCCTAAGGAGAAGGGAGGCAGCATGGGAGCACTGCCCCTCAAGTAAAGGACAGCAGAGGTGCCTACACCTGCTCCTTTGGCTCCAGTTGTGCAGCCATTCCTGTGCCTATGGAGCTCAAGCCAACAGCACAGTAAGCAGCACGCAGAGAGATGGATGGGAGTTACCACCAAAGGAGCCAACACCAGCAGATCCCAACACCCCAGAAACTACATTCTTATCAAGGAGAGATAGGTCTTTGACAACATGTGAGAGAAATGTATGTTAATATGGACATAAGAAAATAcataagaaaattttaaaagcctgttCTTGGAGTTTGTCAAGAGAAAGTGATTTTTACCACAATCATAGTGTTTTTAGAATGAGTTTATAATACAGACACATGGTGCTcttaaaaaagtgaaatatgcctcaaatatgaaaattaaatgtgaaaCTGCATTCTAAACACTCTAGAATTACAAAAATCTTAAGGAAAGGAATAAACTATACTTTCACATTCATCATTAATCCTTACCAACTGGGTTAACAGCAAGGTAGAGTTTTATACAGCACTCTGTACTATGTAAAAAAGCATACATTTTACTGTGGCATACAAGTTCTTTACTTACAGTTGCTCAACTTGGTCAcattctttttcatcttctgtgcaacagaaaaaagaattatgtAAGGTCTCAGTTTAAACAGCaaaatttctatttaattatattattgACTCCATGTATAAGCAAAAGagtatttttcactttattaggctttaaattcaaaattcaaattCTTATTCCTCTATGAAATGGAGTTACCtgcaaatttatttaaaaattcaatcaAGTTTGATTTCTGATTTTAACAATTATGTATTATAGAAAATTGATACATATGTTTGAAATTTAGGCAAATACATAGATGAATTACATAGacacctatatatatatatttatatatatatgtgcatgtatatataaatatatataacttATTTCATCTTCCCCACCTTGTTTGACTCATCTATGTGTGCCTTCGACTCAGAAATCAAAATTAGTGCCTTGtgatttaatgcatttttccttcttattcaATTCTTTGACAGGTTTGTCAAATCAAGACCACTAACAGTTGCATTCTCAAAGTACAGCCTCCAAATTCCTTCTAAGATAAaataaggatttaaaaataagtaaagatACTTCATGAGAAAGTATTGTTTACTGAAAGCACTTTGTACTTAAATCTTTTCAGTGAGTCCAGAATTCAAGCATTTGAAACAATGGAATGTTCTAGAAGAAAgtatttatcagaaaaaaatgcagatgtgaAAATTACACTGATTTTCAGGTATGAAGTGCTATGGGTCATACCCTTCTACGTTTGGCTGCAATTTCAACTAAAAGCTAAAAAATCTTACCtgtattctttttccttttagaatACAGCTCATAAAGGAAGACCACAGTTAGAAAAACAATAACTTCAGCCACAACACCTAGAAAGGGCTTGAGAGGCACCAGGAAGGACAGAACTATAAGTTGCTGCTTTCCTTTACTCTTCCCTAGTTTAAAAGCAGCTTCACACCAATATACACCATCATCTTCCTCAGTGACCTTCCTTATCTTCAAATGGGTTACATTCGTAGGTATTCTATCAATAACATACTTGTCTGGCAAAGAGTCATTAATGGcaacctgaaaataaaacatgcatTACAAGTTTTATTAATGCAATGAGAAAGTGTAAGAGATGTAAAATGAGTTCAGAACATGTGGCATTTGTGAAGCATGTTTAGTCAGCCTCAAAAGGAAAAGTTTATCTTAGCTGGCCATTCTGGTTCCCTTTGCATTCAATGAAGGAAAATACTTGCAAGAAATGTGTCCAACCTGTTCTAGTCTATCAAAGATCAGATGAAAGGTACCCTTGATGGTATTGACTCTCCAGGGACAAAGGCAGCCTCAGGTGCCAGGATCTAATGTTCAGGTCTCGCTACAGCACAAATCATACTCTTTCAAAGAAGCTGAGGTGGGAATGCTGCCTCACTGGGAAGTATGTTGACAGCCTTACTAGTCAATGCTAGACTCCAGCAAAAGTGAGGAAACACATCTATTTACCCCCTCTCAGTTGACAATGCTTCCTCCAGAAAAGAGCTAGAACAAAGAGGCTATGCTTCCAAGGGTATGCACCCAAGAGGTGCATATGTAAAGACAGAAACTGCCAAGTCAGATTTTTGCTGAGTGATATTTCTCCTCACAGCTTTTAAGTCATAAGGTGAACTAAGAAGAGTATCCACTGTAGGATAGCCTCCTTCAGGTTCAGCGCACCAGAGTTCATCATACAGGtcagtaaatacagaaatacctATAcatggagcagaaggagaagggacaTGGACCCATTGTCCCTCAAGCTTCCAATACcttaaatgtctttaaaaattgtcctaagattttttttttctgtatcaagCAGCAAGATTTGAGCAATATAACTATCACTAATACAGTAAGGACAAGCATCTCAAGACTCATATGATTGGTATTACTGGGCTGTAACAGTATGGCAGGGACTTACTGGAAAATAATCACAATACAAACCAGAACAGAAACTACATCCTTGCATTAATGATTACTTTCAAATACCAggttgatttggttttttcagAGTTCTGCATTAACTTTGACGGAAAAGCAATCTGTAGAGCCTAGAATGAAAAGTCATGATGCTACAGGAAGACTACTTGTTTTATACaacatagttttaaaaatatttcttgacaAGAGATTGAAACCTCACCTGTTTACTTCCATTGATCATATACCATGTCCAAGACAGAGGAGTATAGTCATGACTTTTACAAATCATTACAGCTGTATCTCCTTCATAAGAGATtataggttttttgttttcatcaatTTTTGGTACTGAAAACAATTAGGAAAGTTAATCAAGTCAGACATTCAGGTTTTAATTACAGTATTGCAAAAAGATTAAACTTACTTATTTAGATATGTATGTATAGTATTTcattcatttccttttcccatACACCAATTACTTTATCATTCATGACACAATGTAGATGAAGTAATTTCTGGCTGATAGTTTACATGTAGATTTCATATGCAGATGACTACAGGAATCTCAGTATGATCATAAGAGCTGCCAGTACTGAAAGCCAGGTCATAACTGTATCAACTTCTCTTTGACTGTTTATGCCTTCTCTTCCTTGGCAGCTGTGAGCTACATGCTCACATGTTCTATTACACTAGAAGTAAACATTCAAGTTATTTGGTATAAAAATCCAAGATTGTTCTTCCTGTCCCACCCTCCTTCTTGCTGGCTGAGCACAAATTAACTGTTGTGGAAATATCACTTCTCATGAGTATTCAAAGTTTAAAACTTCCATTCCATAAATATTCAATTTGTTCTTAAGAACATTGCTTTCAGCCTCAGAATTTATTGCATCATGCACCAATCCAGCTTCAATACTAGAGAAATCTTCATATCCACTTGTTTTAATCATTaaacaaaaaccttttaaaCAGTAGCAGCAAAATATCTTCAAAGCTGCCCGCAGTTGCTGCCACCTCCTGTTGCAatttatagaaaagaaaaacaaaagcaggatgGGGGAAAAATGGtacatgtgaaaataaataacaaaccTTGTAAGCAGCACAATAGGTCTATGTGCTAGTCAAATGCTAGTTTCAGTATGCTGACCAGTGGCACAGGAATAGGCATACCAGTATTATACCACATTAGCCATGCTTAAGTACAGGAATATCTTTAAGGAGTTCTGGGACCTGGCTCTGCAACAGAGTGGTTAGTCCCTGAATGCATGCAAGGAAACAACATGTTTTGTCCCAAGTATTTTTGCAAGTAGATCACCCAGGATTTGGTGACAAAAAATGGCTGTTGGAGATGAACAGACAGGTGATCACACCAGCATTTGTAACAGTCAAGTTTCCACACTGGTTTAAGACCAGAGTTATTTCATGGCCATGTATCTGCACAGGTACTTAAGGACCCCTCAAAGGAAAAGTACAAATTATTCCATTCTGTCCTTTAATACAGCTATTACAACACTTCACACCATTTCACATTACCCAGAAGTAGTCGGTGTTTAAAAATTTGAGATTCCTATAAGCAATTCCTAAAATGTTATGATTTTCTGTGTACCTGAGTAAAACCCAAGTCTACAAAATCTGAAGGGTTCTGCCAAGCCATGatggggggaagggaaagagaggcAACACATCCAATAATACATAACTGCCTAGTGGAAAAGCTATTGCTGTTAGTTACAGCTGTGATGACTTTAGCTACTGAGTCTATACCAATACATTACTCATCTTTCAGTCTAAGATTTGTTCTCTCTGCATTATTGCTAGAAGATTCAAGGACTTCTTTTTCCCATCTCCGTCACTCTTGCATTAATCTTGAGAAGTGCCATAAAAAATACTGACTTGACATCAGAAGTGGCAGCATTCAACCACTGTGAAATAATTCTCCCATCCTCGTAGAATGAATCAACCAGTCCTAAGCACTGTTCTGGAAAACATTGAGTCATTCCTGCCCTTACTGAAACAGCTACtctaaactttaaaaaaaaaaaagtctcctttgaattttattcttttttaatctaACAAGACTGGGATAGCCATTTGACTATACCTTACCCACATGTtgacaagaaaaatacataattagttttacagattaaaatatctgcataaactgaaattttgcctttcttcagTATTGCAAGGTAGCCTCCCCTGGCTGAAGTGTTGAATGCAGGTACCAATGTCACTACTTAAGACTTCTACATGAGCATTTCTTCCAAGTCTTATGACCAGGTATCCTGCTGAACAAAGCCAGCTTGCAGTACTGATAATTACAAATCCTGCTGGGTAGTTCAGTTGATGTTAGCATAGTAATTTGGAAAGTTAAGTGTTTTTGTTTGTAGGAGCCTGCATTCAAGGATAATCTCTCATATCACAGTCTGTGGAGCTTTCACAGATCAAATGCTTGCCTTGCTTGTTTGAAAAAGTTTGGATGTGGGAATAGAGATGGAAACAGCTCTCATTAGAAATTAAGGTTCTCAGCTGCATGTTTAAGACAAGGCATTCATGCTGCCCAAGGAAGCACACCAACTTTTAATAATAGTTGTTCTTATATAGAATGACGGATGCACTAGAGCAGTaactttctttcagaaatacaaCGAAATGTATTTAGAAACCTGCTTCCACTCTAATAATCATTGTCCCTCTTATAACACCAAATCTCAGACCAAAGTTCCAAGACAGTGgctctgctttttgaaaaatttgAGACATACCACTCTTTCCTTACACTCACTCCCCTGCCAGAAAATGTTAAGTGCTCCCTTGCTGTAGGGatgagaaggaaggggaaactAGTTACtcttttagggaaaaaatagaCTTCGCTCTTTTGGTTGTTGGTATTTGTTAGGTTTTGCTTCAAAATTCTTCTTCCCTCCATGCTATAGAAATGCCTTTCATGGCATTTCTCACTTGGCTTGACCATATTAGTCACTGTTTATCAAATGAGTTGCTCTTCCCACACTATGCAGAAACCATGTTAAAACAAGACTTTAGTCAAGTAAAGCAAAATTTGAAATAACTTACATTGCAAATGAACCACGGAGCTGATTTCTTCACCTATCACATTACAACTGTAACTTCCCAGCTTACTGCTATCCAGGACCTccaaacttcaaaagaaaaagttggtttattttttgtgtgtatttctaTCATCCTACAACTATCAGTGGCTGCTAATTAGCATTCTAAAGAAGCTACCAGGGAACATAGAGCACTGAAACACTAGGGTTCAGGTTTAGTGCAGGGTAGCAAAGCatgacatttttaagaaaacagaagagcacAAGTACACCTGGAAATATAAATACCATTTTCACTATTGTTCACAGAAGCCCAAATATTTTAGCAGAATAATCTAGAGGTTACTGAATCAGACCTGGGTTTACCATGTGAACTATACAACATATGCCATGCAAGACTTCAGAAGATTTTTTAACTGGTTTGTTCTTTCTAAAGGAAATCAGTCAATGGCTAGGACTGCTCCAATACAGTAGATGACAGTTCTGTAAAGCTCTTACCAAGTCCAGCATCTTCTCTGCTGGTAAACTATGTATCACACaatgctttgaaataaatttaagatGACAATAAACACAAGAGATGCTTGTGTTTATTTATATTGAGTAGAAGATTAGTGACATTACATCCTCATCATTTTCTCAGAACTTCTATATTTCTTTGGCTTCTTAACAtcaatatttatataaaaatcatCTGGAGACCTGTTAAGATTAGTtcatttacagatttttaaactCCAACAGTAAATAGTATCAAGTGAAGAAAATTCTCAAAATAATTGAGACTCTGTAGAGGTTTGGAAGTATtaagaaaacctaaaaaaaaaaaaaaaaccaacatctTTACTGTAAAGCCAATTTCTTCTCTCTACTGTTGAATATGAAGAAGTAAAAAGGCCAG
The DNA window shown above is from Calypte anna isolate BGI_N300 chromosome Z, bCalAnn1_v1.p, whole genome shotgun sequence and carries:
- the EMB gene encoding embigin; the protein is MPAAFSGNRPGRRRLLLLLLLCLSLSGGSPADLTVTTPDTSQSQGNSLTNMHAGFNESSPEPVMVTQFVNHRTRGSPSDDLTLGCTISAPALFGPGHTMQLAGHVTKSMSVVSFGKYELLLDGDSRSSMERHITLHSATAIELSCRLSKKYSHLKNPQVSWKRGNETIGNVNKIGNSWNINLEVLDSSKLGSYSCNVIGEEISSVVHLQLPKIDENKKPIISYEGDTAVMICKSHDYTPLSWTWYMINGSKQVAINDSLPDKYVIDRIPTNVTHLKIRKVTEEDDGVYWCEAAFKLGKSKGKQQLIVLSFLVPLKPFLGVVAEVIVFLTVVFLYELYSKRKKNTEDEKECDQVEQLKTEEKSSPEKSSARQRRN